TTCCTGTTTCAGATGCAGGCCATGCAGAACATTACGACGATGAACGGCTACGGCATCAAGAAAATCGTGACGGCCTGCCCGCATTGCTTCAATACGATTAAGAACGAATACCCGGCGCTGGGCGGTGAGTACGAGGTAATTCACCACAGCACGTACTTGCAGCAGCTCATCAACGAAGGCAAAGTGGGCGTAACTGGCGGCGAAAGCTTCAAGGGCCGCCGCATCACCTTCCACGACTCGTGCTACCTGGGCCGGGCCAACAACATCTACGAAGCCCCGCGCGACGTGCTGGCCGCCCTCGACGCCGACCTGGTGGAGATGAAGCGCAGCCGTGCCAACGGCCTGTGCTGCGGCGCCGGCGGGGCCCAAATGTGGAAGGAGGCCGAGCCGGGCAAGAAGGAAATTAACATCGAGCGCACCGAAGAGGCCCTGGCTACGCTGAGCGGTGCCGCGGCGGC
This genomic stretch from Hymenobacter sp. PAMC 26628 harbors:
- a CDS encoding (Fe-S)-binding protein; this translates as MADLAARNESPEILFWVGCAGAFDDRYKRVTRAFVRILDHVGTKYAVLGLEESCTGDPAKRAGNEFLFQMQAMQNITTMNGYGIKKIVTACPHCFNTIKNEYPALGGEYEVIHHSTYLQQLINEGKVGVTGGESFKGRRITFHDSCYLGRANNIYEAPRDVLAALDADLVEMKRSRANGLCCGAGGAQMWKEAEPGKKEINIERTEEALATLSGAAAALANLGGVETETAAPGPHDLQGSIIAVSCPFCMTMMSDGVKNKEQESKVQVFDLAELVASAEGINA